Proteins encoded in a region of the Triticum dicoccoides isolate Atlit2015 ecotype Zavitan chromosome 3A, WEW_v2.0, whole genome shotgun sequence genome:
- the LOC119268657 gene encoding cytidine deaminase 1-like yields the protein MGEERMTAKPEAVELPGFVMSADEAERAAAAAGVETVEDLLPLLIPSAMRRARPPISRFPVGAVGLGESGRVYAGVNLEFVGAPLSQAVHAEQFLIANAAAAEEPALRAIAVSHMPCGHCRQFLQEIRGAAGIRILVTSDAADGCAAEWRSLASLLPRPFGPHDLLPKDAPLVLEPHDNRLGDPVDAAANGFAAGDLEGRLKDAAEAAARAAHAPYSGCPSGFAVADGEGKVYAGGCLESAAYNPTLGPVQTAIIAMIAASGGSAGDVVAAALVEKEGAVAAQEATARVFLAAVAPQASFHVYKYRSSDV from the coding sequence ATGGGGGAGGAGAGGATGACGGCGAAGCCCGAGGCCGTCGAGCTGCCAGGATTTGTGATGAGCGCCGACGAGGCGGAGCGCGCGGCCGCGGCGGCCGGCGTGGAGACGGTGGAGGACCTGCTGCCCCTGCTGATCCCTTCCGCGATGCGGCGCGCGCGCCCCCCGATCTCGCGGTTCCCCGTGGGCGCCGTCGGGCTGGGCGAGAGCGGGCGCGTCTACGCCGGCGTGAACCTCGAGTTCGTCGGCGCCCCTCTCTCCCAGGCGGTCCACGCCGAGCAGTTCCTCATCGCCAACGCCGCTGCCGCCGAGGAGCCCGCGCTCCGCGCCATCGCCGTCTCCCACATGCCCTGCGGCCACTGCCGGCAGTTCCTCCAGGAGATCCGCGGCGCCGCCGGGATCCGCATCCTGGTGACCTCCGACGCCGCCGACGGCTGCGCGGCCGAGTGGCGCTCGCTGGCGTCGCTCCTGCCCCGCCCCTTCGGCCCCCACGACCTCCTCCCCAAGGACGCCCCCCTCGTCCTCGAGCCGCACGACAACCGTCTCGGCGATCCCGTTGACGCCGCCGCCAATGGCTTCGCCGCCGGCGACCTGGAGGGGCGCCTGAAGGAtgccgcggaggcggcggcgcgcgcggcgcaCGCGCCGTACAGCGGGTGCCCGTCGGGGTTCGCGGTGGCGGACGGTGAAGGGAAGGTGTACGCCGGGGGCTGCCTGGAGTCCGCGGCGTACAACCCGACGCTGGGCCCCGTGCAGACGGCCATCATTGCGATGATTGCCGCCTCCggcggctccgccggcgatgtggTGGCGGCAGCGCTGGTAGAGAAGGAGGGGGCGGTGGCGGCGCAGGAGGCGACGGCCAGGGTCTTCCTGGCCGCTGTGGCGCCGCAGGCGAGCTTCCACGTGTACAAGTACAGGTCGTCCGATGTGTGA